A genomic stretch from Hemicordylus capensis ecotype Gifberg chromosome 1, rHemCap1.1.pri, whole genome shotgun sequence includes:
- the TDRD15 gene encoding tudor domain-containing protein 15 isoform X1: MTTLWFPSSVVSSIYGHGKLLSSKRLLAHQGEMDSCPSTKFLDVDLKIIDVYFHPKEVLVKFQGSYNTECDFDYHILQHEIQQVSKIKESIGIGEFCLVEDPDFGEWHRGRVVKKENHMYDVFLIDCGKVLVVHETYIAFAIDELFHLPPKTVCGIFANILPIEEKWAPKALNYFSSLVGLHIKGHVQAILPHQTFLFDVPKITSDVVELKLGKLVDRDTFRLIVEMLTALPQEPLCNQMPDLLQQKYTRPDSMFCSAGIPPGFEPILSSLQPLLAVGMVEKVKISVAVSPSKFYCQLVRRQKELDELIARMSSCYEMVGRENVPSCDNLGVLCAARKSNGQWHRGVMQQLLSENKVKVWFMDFGSYGTVPSSCVLKLQPEFISVPRFSFPCALSCLNDQDEAVRNNQLKIFKETLLSQSPVHAHIDLFSANEHLYYVTLHKYESMMNSEYLSNGGNKVSKGCPSEITYTDGDINLPEAKPVFAKHVHVATPQSADSLDKKDSLLTDSPLAIPCKRAELKIDSVYVAFVEYVLNPSNFWVQTNDYLDEFETMMKRIADVYDASKTDGLLLEKPEPGKLCCARYNKDMHFYRAVIKEVVDDSVNVYFLDFGNTETVPVLDVRTLLPEFQELPALAICCSLANAFAIQDIWIKKETDFFKKMVFGKPITLQVTAKQNNNYFVSVQCMNGLEQVDLLMCMVQAGYAEYWEVKQDQFLNTAGDSKQEKPIMQKNTLMMPRNANRNKKLLNIPPVTQDAAAASLWSKSTLSNKNEKAFWKGDSLGPYKKYQFKPGMVLDVLCCRITSPGDFSCQIQTKLPELNNLMSQIQSHYNTCTSLYESGQLACVVKHSKDGQWYRAAVLKHVSGTEVDVVFVDFGNWERVLLKDLQTILPDFLTLECQAFRCCLSSVTESLIFDPYKWTAGACRDFERFISSSKGLLTCTISALIFKSPNYLYNLVDLQTPFVSAQQFLLECGHAQFCAFELTRSFVPPFFLFSFYYSSFNVKIGSEEEVCVTHVHSPTKFYCQLNRNADDIDKLSEKMAEISQATSCPSQVNTYSLCLARYLEDDLFYRALAFPAGSSDYLLVYFVDFGNKQLVPKDKLIPIPDHASEILFTPMQAIKCYLSDLRDTDIPAEINIWFEKHCLGKELKAVIVSKESDGQLGVELYDGNLQINKKIQELLKDVKKCDPDPKDRYMCAKKSVGNKNMVHKVKLNTVKTKDKNEVVECEREAGNHIHSSYQGDGQVCPGYGKEIMDELQKESSRTITLPIASENTKRSKEFLQDHIDKDASGELKPNTVDPTLALKEMPAGNIIELYDGRRSHSGPEWNSTTRLKYTNLLQRNIQPNAKLAGYISFVFSPSHFYIYLAEDENKIVWLAEELNGGTLVLEPETDIELEEGDLVLAEYEADCCIYRAVVRQVTSEKSCEVEFIDYGNVSVVNASKIYKMEEGFLKLPRLSIHCFLKAKCGFPDGNWSNDIAAYFVSKVNNQPVVCEFLQQHGQQWEVDLFCHGMPITNELMQKEVSLGSHKLLMLNLDKVAKQLSLTDTDGSEQTRKPESQTVPEVSEPRPTSTTHPKISYNQIKPGQLEIAEMGHISEDGKFFVKLTKDIQTLSDLNVMTAQEADKNPVLHIENIKEGLECLTKSAETLKWHRSEVVKKFVDKENMLVFLMDLGKYEIVSLYNAKMLSSKIRDIPRNSLLCKWVYIENLGDLPFERVVEVITCHEIKIRFLTYIEHAFIWEVDILVDGILLLEYCAQIYGQRKLEDCKLPESINYLVKKTHESSFRLNSIAWAPFQKDRCYPGFVTSVTDPSSFCIQLEDSFEVLKALFKLLTDLPDSLPAIPWELIVPGTSCLIKIGKKWNRVEVSEVSNVVILTFIDDDGLSVPIPISDSHKLKVIPDKLVRLPRLTYPCALFDVLPTDGQQWSDKAKLKIQKFLARQGLLFQFKQHHHGRLEVDVLCGQQSAANLLVASGCAVCYKTAPCLGSINCAEVCQLKSLITCDPLQISNQGCGTIIASKKGEESQQSDSQFKSSCLQVSRLRSPNRRCKKRELQKTHSNKRNDKSLLCKEQPWQTYPTGIFSKAMHDLLALSTEIDGIKICKKEPVRRTLH, translated from the exons ATGACAA CACTCTGGTTTCCTTCCAGTGTAGTGTCAAGCATATATGGACATGGGAAGCTTCTTTCTTCCAAGAGACTACTGGCCCATCAAG GTGAAATGGATTCGTGTCCATCAACAAAATTTCTGGATGTGGATCTGAAGATAATTGACGTATACTTCCATCCAAAAGAAGTTCTTGTTAAATTTCAAGGCTCCTATAACACAGAATGTGATTTTGACTACCACATACTACAACATGAAATACAGCAAGTGTCCAAAATAAAAGAGAGCATTGGTATTGGTGAATTTTGTTTAGTAGAAGATCCAGATTTTGGAGAGTGGCACAGAGGAAGAGTAGTAAAAAAGGAGAACCACATGTATGACGTATTTCTCATAGACTGTGGAAAAGTACTGGTAGTTCATGAAACTTATATTGCTTTTGCCATTGATGAGTTGTTTCACCTTCCTCCAAAGACAGTTTGTGGGATCTTTGCAAATATTCTTCCGATTGAGGAAAAATGGGCTCCAAAAGCTCTGAATTACTTTTCATCCTTGGTAGGCTTGCACATTAAAGGCCATGTGCAAGCCATTTTACCCCACCAAACCTTTCTTTTTGATGTGCCCAAAATTACTAGCGATGTGGTCGAATTAAAATTAGGAAAACTAGTGGATCGAGATACATTTCGTCTTATTGTAGAGATGTTAACTGCATTGCCGCAGGAACCCTTGTGTAATCAAATGCCAGATTTACTGCAGCAGAAATATACAAGGCCAGACTCTATGTTCTGCAGTGCTGGGATTCCACCAGGTTTTGAACCAATTCTGAGTAGTCTTCAGCCACTTTTAGCTGTAGGTATGGTAGAGAAAGTGAAAATATCAGTGGCAGTCAGTCCCAGTAAATTTTATTGTCAGCTTGTGCGACGCCAAAAAGAGCTGGATGAATTGATAGCGAGAATGTCTTCCTGTTATGAAATGGTTGGTAGAGAAAATGTTCCATCTTGTGACAATCTTGGAGTCCTCTGTGCAGCAAGGAAAAGCAATGGTCAGTGGCACAGAGGAGTGATGCAACAGCTCCTCTCTGAAAACAAAGTGAAGGTTTGGTTTATGGATTTTGGCAGCTATGGGACTGTTCCTTCCAGTTGTGTTCTGAAGCTTCAACCGGAATTCATTTCAGTACCTAGGTTTTCATTTCCTTGTGCTCTGTCATGTCTTAATGATCAAGATGAAGCTGTAAGAAATAATCAGCTAAAAATTTTTAAGGAGACCTTGTTAAGTCAAAGCCCTGTTCATGCTCACATTGATCTGTTCAGTGCTAATGAACATTTGTACTACGTTACATTGCACAAATATGAATCTATGATGAATAGTGAATACTTATCTAATGGAGGTAATAAGGTTTCAAAGGGCTGTCCTTCAGAAATCACATACACAGATGGGGACATAAACCTTCCTGAAGCAAAACCTGTCTTTGCTAAGCATGTTCATGTGGCTACTCCACAATCAGCAGATTCGTTAGATAAAAAGGACTCTCTCTTAACAGACTCTCCTTTAGCAATCCCGTGCAAAAGAGCAGAACTGAAAATAGATTCTGTCTATGTTGCTTTTGTAGAGTACGTATTAAATCCTTCAAATTTTTGGGTTCAAACTAATGATTATCTAGATGAGTTTGAAACCATGATGAAAAGAATCGCAGATGTGTATGATGCAAGTAAAACTGATGGCCTCCTTCTGGAAAAGCCAGAACCTGGAAAGTTATGCTGTGCACGATATAATAAAGACATGCATTTCTACAGAGCTGTCATTAAGGAAGTAGTTGATGATTCTGTTAATGTTTATTTTTTGGATTTTGGGAATACTGAGACAGTGCCAGTCCTTGATGTGCGAACTTTGCTTCCAGAGTTTCAAGAATTACCAGCTTTAGCCATATGTTGTTCACTTGCTAATGCATTTGCAATTCAGGACATATGGATTAAAAAAGAAActgacttctttaaaaaaatggtgtTTGGCAAACCAATCACACTTCAAGtcactgcaaaacaaaacaataactaCTTTGTCAGTGTACAGTGTATGAATGGCTTGGAGCAAGTTGATCTTCTCATGTGTATGGTTCAGGCTGGATATGCTGAATACTGGGAAGTAAAGCAAGATCAGTTTCTGAACACTGCTGGAGATTCCAAACAAGAGAAACCCATTATGCAGAAGAATACATTAATGATGCCTAGAAATGCTAATCGGAACAAGAAATTACTAAATATTCCTcctgtgacacaggatgctgctgctgcttccttatGGTCGAAGAGCACACTTTCCAATAAAAATGAGAAAGCGTTTTGGAAAGGTGATAGTTTGGGGCCTTATAAAAAGTACCAGTTTAAACCAGGAATGGTATTAGATGTTTTATGCTGTCGTATTACTTCACCCGGTGACTTTTCATGTCAGATACAAACTAAACTACCAGAGCTAAATAACTTGATGAGTCAAATTCAGTCCCATTACAACACTTGCACTAGCCTGTATGAAAGTGGACAGCTTGCCTGTGTTGTGAAACATTCAAAGGATGGACAGTGGTATAGAGCTGCTGTTCTAAAACATGTGTCTGGAACTGAAGTTGATGTAGTGTTTGTAGACTTCGGTAATTGGGAACGGGTTTTGCTGAAAGACCTTCAAACTATTCTTCCAGACTTTCTGACCTTGGAATGTCAGGCATTCAGATGTTGTCTCAGTAGCGTGACTGAATCCTTAATATTTGACCCATATAAGTGGACTGCAGGGGCATGTCGTGATTTTGAACGCTTCATTTCTTCTTCCAAAGGACTATTGACTTGTACCATTTCTGCCCTAATTTTTAAGAGCCCAAATTATTTATATAATTTGGTTGATTTGCAGACGCCATTTGTTAGTGCACAGCAGTTTCTCTTGGAATGTGGCCATGCCCAGTTTTGTGCTTTTGAACTCACAAGATCATTTGTACCTCCCTTCTTTCTGTTCAGCTTTTACTATTCATCTTTTAATGTGAAAATTGGAAGTGAAGAGGAGGTATGTGTAACCCATGTACACAGCCCTACAAAATTCTATTGCCAGTTAAATAGAAATGCAGATGATATTGACAAACTGTCAGAAAAGATGGCAGAGATTAGTCAAGCAACAAGCTGTCCAAGCCAAGTAAACACATACAGTTTATGCTTGGCCAGATATCTTGAAGATGACCTCTTTTACAGAGCTTTAGCTTTTCCTGCAGGATCATCAGATTACTTGTTGGTATACTTTGTGGACTTTGGGAATAAACAGTTGGTACCAAAAGATAAACTGATACCAATTCCAGACCATGCATCAGAAATATTATTCACTCCTATGCAAGCTATCAAGTGTTACCTTTCAGATCTAAGAGATACTGATATTCCAGCTGAGATAAATATATGGTTTGAGAAGCATTGTTTAGGAAAAGAACTGAAGGCAGTAATAGTATCTAAAGAATCTGATGGTCAGCTTGGTGTGGAGTTGTATGATGGCAAtctacaaataaataagaagattcAAGAATTATTGAAAGATGTGAAGAAGTGTGATCCTGACCCAAAAGACAGATATATGTGTGCAAAAAAGTCTGTTGGAAATAAAAATATGGTGCATAAAGTAAAGCtgaacacagttaaaacaaaagataaaaatgAAGTAGTTGAATGTGAAAGAGAAGCAGGAAATCATATACATTCTTCCTATCAGGGTGATGGTCAAGTATGTCCTGGATATGGAAAAGAAATTATGGATGAACTGCAGAAAGAGTCCAGCAGGACTATAACGCTTCCAATAGCCTCTGAAAATACAAAACGTTCTAAAGAATTTTTGCAAGATCACATAGATAAAGATGCTTCTGGAGAACTTAAACCTAACACTGTTGACCCTACTTTGGCTTTGAAGGAGATGCCTGCAGGTAATATAATTGAATTGTATGATGGGAGAAGAAGCCATTCAGGACCAGAATGGAATAGCACTACTAGGCTAAAATATACAAATCTTCTACAACGCAATATTCAGCCAAATGCCAAACTTGCAGGTTATATTTCTTTTGTCTTTAGCCCATCACATTTCTATATTTATCTTGCAGAGgatgaaaataaaattgtgtggCTTGCTGAGGAACTGAATGGAGGCACATTAGTGTTAGAGCCAGAAACAGATATTGAACTTGAAGAAGGTGACCTTGTTTTAGCAGAGTATGAAGCTGATTGCTGCATATACAGGGCTGTTGTTAGACAAGTTACATCAGAAAAATCCTGTGAAGTAGAATTCATTGACTATGGTAATGTATCGGTTGTGAATGCATCAAAAATCTACAAGATGGAAGAGGGTTTCTTAAAATTACCAAGACTCAGCATACACTGTTTTCTTAAAGCAAAGTGTGGATTTCCTGATGGCAACTGGAGTAATGATATTGCAGCCTACTTTGTCAGCAAAGTAAACAATCAGCCAGTAGTTTGTGAGTTTTTACAACAGCATGGCCAACAGTGGGAGGTTGATTTATTCTGTCATGGAATGCCTATAACCAATGAGTTAATGCAGAAAGAAGTCAGTTTAGGTTCACATAAGTTGCTTATGTTGAATCTTGACAAAGTTGCAAAGCAGCTTTCATTAACAGATACTGATGGGAGTGAGCAAACCCGAAAACCAGAAAGTCAAACTGTTCCTGAAGTATCTGAGCCCAGACCAACTTCGACAACACATCCTAAAATCAGCTACAACCAGATAAAACCTGGACAACTAGAAATTGCTGAAATGGGCCATATTTCAGAAGATGGAAAATTCTTCGTGAAATTAACTAAGGATATACAAACATTGTCTGATTTAAATGTGATGACAGCCCAAGAAGCAGATAAGAACCCTGTACTTCACATAGAAAATATTAAGGAAGGTTTAGAATGCTTGACAAAATCCGCAGAAACCTTGAAATGGCATCGATCTGAAGTTGTAAAGAAGTTTGTGGATAAAGAAAatatgttggtttttttaatggatttGGGAAAATATGAAATTGTGTCATTGTACAATGCAAAAATGCTAAGTAGCAAGATCAGGGATATTCCCAGGAATTCATTGCTGTGCAAATGGGTTTATATTGAAAACCTAGGTGACTTGCCTTTTGagagagtggtggaggtgatAACATGTCATGAGATAAAGATCAGGTTTCTGACATACATAGAACATGCTTTTATTTGGGAAGTAGATATTTTAGTAGATGGGATCTTGCTTTTGGAATATTGCGCTCAAATATATGGTCAGAGAAAGCTAGAGGACTGTAAGTTACCTGAAAGTATAAATTATTTGGTTAAAAAAACACATGAATCGTCATTCAGGCTGAATTCAATAGCTTGGGCACCATTCCAGAAAGATAGGTGCTATCCTGGGTTTGTCACTTCAGTCACTGATCCTTCAAGCTTTTGCATCCAATTAGAAGATTCATTTGAGGTTCTGAAAGCACTGTTCAAGCTACTTACTGACCTTCCAGACAGCCTGCCAGCTATCCCATGGGAACTTATTGTTCCTGGTACCAGTTGTTTGATAAAGATTGGCAAAAAGTGGAACAGAGTTGAAGTTTCTGAAGTTTCCAATGTGGTAATACTTACTTTTATTGATGATGACGGATTATCAGTTCCCATCCCTATTTCAGATAGCCACAAGCTGAAAGTTATTCCAGATAAGCTTGTTAGATTACCACGACTAACTTACCCTTGCGCATTGTTTGACGTGCTACCCACTGATGGACAACAGTGGAGTGATAAAGCTAAACTCAAAATTCAAAAATTTCTTGCTAGACAAGGTCTTCTATTCCAATTCAAACAGCATCATCATGGAAGGTTAGAGGTAGATGTCTTGTGTGGGCAGCAAAGTGCAGCAAATTTATTGGTTGCTTCTGGCTGTGCTGTGTGTTATAAAACTGCACCCTGTTTGGGTTCAATTAATTGTGCAGAAGTTTGTCAGTTGAAATCACTAATTACGTGTGATCCTCTGCAAATATCTAATCAGGGTTGTGGTACAATTATTGCATCAAAAAAGGGGGAAGAGTCACAGCAATCAGATTCTCAATTCAAATCTTCCTGTCTCCAAGTTTCAAGACTGAGAAGCCCCAACAGACGATGTAAGAAAAGAGAGTTGCAGAAGACACACAGTAATAAAAGAAATGACAAGAGCTTACTTTGCAAAGAACAACCCTGGCAAACCTATCCCACAGGCATTTTCTCAAAAGCAATGCATGATCTTCTTGCATTGAGCACTGAGATTGATGGaataaaaatttgtaaaaaagaGCCTGTGAGAAGAACACTTCACTGA